The following proteins are encoded in a genomic region of Variovorax paradoxus:
- the aceA gene encoding isocitrate lyase — MPQTLTEQLSREQQIAALEKDWATNPRWKGIKRGYSAADVVRLRGSFPIEHTLARRGAEKLWELVNNEPYVNCLGALTGGQAMQQVKAGVKAIYLSGWQVAADANTYSSMYPDQSLYPVDSVPTVVERINNTFRRADEIQWSKNVNPGDQGYVDYFAPIVADAEAGFGGVLNGFELMKAMIKAGAGGVHFEDQLASVKKCGHMGGKVLVPTTEAVQKLVAARMAADVCGTPTLVIARTDAEAADLITSDYDENDKPFLTGERTAEGFYKTKKGMDQAISRAVAYAYYADLVWCETGTPDLEFARKFAEAVHKVHPGKMLAYNCSPSFNWKKNLDDATIAKFQKELGAMGYKYQFITLAGIHSMWFNMFDLAQDYVARGMSAYVEKVQEPEFAARDRGYTFVSHQQEVGTGYFDDVTTVIQGGKSSVTALTGSTEEEQFH, encoded by the coding sequence ATGCCCCAGACCCTTACCGAACAACTGAGCCGCGAACAGCAAATTGCCGCCCTCGAGAAAGACTGGGCCACCAATCCCCGCTGGAAGGGCATCAAGCGCGGCTACAGCGCGGCAGACGTGGTGCGCCTTCGCGGCTCGTTCCCCATCGAGCACACGCTGGCCCGCCGCGGCGCAGAGAAGCTCTGGGAACTGGTGAACAACGAGCCCTACGTCAATTGTCTCGGCGCGCTCACGGGCGGCCAGGCCATGCAGCAGGTGAAGGCCGGCGTGAAGGCCATCTACCTGTCGGGCTGGCAGGTCGCCGCCGACGCCAACACCTACTCGTCGATGTACCCCGACCAGTCGCTGTACCCGGTGGATTCGGTGCCGACCGTGGTCGAGCGCATCAACAACACCTTCCGCCGCGCGGACGAAATCCAGTGGTCGAAGAACGTGAACCCGGGCGACCAGGGCTACGTCGACTATTTCGCACCCATCGTTGCCGATGCCGAAGCGGGCTTTGGTGGCGTGCTGAACGGCTTCGAGCTGATGAAGGCCATGATCAAGGCCGGTGCCGGCGGCGTGCACTTCGAAGACCAGCTTGCCTCGGTCAAGAAGTGCGGCCACATGGGCGGCAAGGTGCTCGTGCCCACCACCGAGGCCGTGCAGAAGCTGGTTGCCGCGCGCATGGCGGCCGACGTTTGCGGCACGCCCACGCTCGTGATTGCCCGCACCGATGCGGAAGCGGCCGACCTCATCACCAGCGATTACGACGAGAACGACAAGCCCTTCCTGACGGGCGAGCGCACCGCCGAAGGCTTCTACAAGACGAAGAAGGGCATGGACCAGGCCATCAGCCGCGCCGTGGCCTATGCGTACTACGCCGATCTGGTGTGGTGCGAAACCGGCACGCCCGACCTCGAGTTCGCGCGCAAGTTTGCCGAAGCCGTGCACAAGGTGCACCCGGGCAAGATGCTGGCCTACAACTGCTCGCCGTCGTTCAACTGGAAGAAGAACCTCGACGACGCGACCATTGCCAAGTTCCAGAAGGAACTGGGCGCCATGGGCTACAAGTACCAGTTCATCACGCTGGCCGGCATCCACTCGATGTGGTTCAACATGTTCGACCTGGCGCAAGACTATGTGGCGCGCGGCATGTCGGCCTATGTCGAGAAGGTGCAGGAGCCCGAATTCGCAGCGCGCGACCGCGGCTACACCTTCGTGTCGCACCAGCAGGAAGTGGGCACGGGTTACTTCGATGATGTGACCACGGTCATCCAGGGCGGCAAGTCCAGCGTCACGGCGCTCACCGGCTCGACCGAGGAAGAGCAGTTCCACTGA
- a CDS encoding gamma-glutamylcyclotransferase family protein encodes MPQSLKFDGAPAVRTPGHVFVYGTLRRGGRNDIARFRPEPIHVADAVIAGTLYDLGAYPGLVLNGKGRVLGEIYRIEPEVEAALDVLEEVADDDSGEYIKRQVAVEVDARQFECLVYEIHPSRIVGRAVIRSGDWIAHAAAG; translated from the coding sequence ATGCCGCAATCGCTGAAATTCGATGGCGCACCGGCCGTGCGCACACCGGGCCATGTCTTCGTCTACGGCACGCTGCGCCGCGGCGGGCGCAACGACATCGCGCGCTTTCGGCCCGAGCCGATCCATGTGGCCGACGCCGTCATCGCAGGCACCTTGTACGACCTGGGCGCCTATCCCGGCTTGGTGTTGAACGGAAAAGGACGGGTGCTGGGCGAGATCTACCGCATCGAACCCGAGGTGGAGGCGGCGCTCGACGTGCTCGAGGAAGTTGCGGACGACGACTCCGGCGAATACATCAAGCGCCAGGTGGCGGTGGAAGTGGACGCGCGGCAGTTCGAATGCCTGGTCTATGAAATCCATCCGTCGCGCATCGTCGGACGCGCGGTGATCCGGAGCGGCGATTGGATCGCACACGCAGCGGCCGGCTGA
- a CDS encoding DMT family transporter produces MSLVGGYVALSKPLVAAFPVLLLAWLRFGIAALAMPHWLKRGPEEAPMTGRTRWLVFLESFLGNFLFSICMLFGVSLTSAVSAGVIMASIPAVVAVASWLFLRERITVRIGLAIGCAAFGIGLLALAPAHAPPAAEGGAPPSMPWLGNLLVFCAVLCETAYAVIGKSLTGRLGPKRISSLINLWGFVLSMPFGLWFALQFDFSAVRFGTWALLVVYALAASIWTVWLWMTGLRHVPAAQAGVFAVMLPVSAALVGVLVLGESLSSAQLLAFAIALVGVVLATWPARRS; encoded by the coding sequence ATGTCGCTCGTCGGCGGCTACGTCGCCCTTTCCAAACCGCTGGTCGCGGCCTTTCCCGTGCTGCTGCTCGCCTGGCTGCGCTTCGGCATCGCTGCGCTGGCCATGCCGCACTGGCTCAAGCGCGGGCCTGAAGAAGCACCCATGACGGGCCGCACGCGCTGGCTCGTCTTCCTCGAATCCTTCCTCGGCAACTTCCTGTTTTCGATCTGCATGCTGTTTGGCGTGAGCCTCACGAGCGCAGTGTCGGCAGGCGTGATCATGGCATCGATCCCCGCGGTGGTCGCGGTGGCGAGCTGGCTCTTCCTGCGCGAGCGCATCACGGTGCGCATCGGCCTTGCGATCGGCTGCGCCGCGTTCGGCATTGGCCTGCTGGCCCTTGCGCCGGCGCATGCACCGCCTGCCGCGGAAGGCGGCGCGCCGCCATCGATGCCTTGGCTCGGCAACCTGCTCGTGTTCTGCGCGGTGCTTTGCGAAACCGCCTACGCGGTGATCGGCAAGTCGCTCACCGGTCGTCTTGGGCCCAAGCGGATCTCGTCACTCATCAACCTTTGGGGCTTCGTGCTGTCGATGCCCTTCGGCCTCTGGTTCGCATTGCAGTTCGACTTCTCCGCCGTGCGCTTCGGCACCTGGGCCTTGCTCGTGGTCTACGCACTCGCCGCGAGCATCTGGACCGTGTGGCTCTGGATGACCGGTCTTCGTCATGTGCCCGCCGCGCAAGCCGGTGTTTTCGCTGTGATGCTGCCCGTGAGCGCGGCCCTCGTGGGCGTGCTGGTGCTCGGCGAAAGCCTCTCCTCGGCACAGCTGCTTGCATTCGCAATCGCACTCGTTGGCGTGGTGCTGGCGACCTGGCCTGCACGCCGGAGTTGA
- a CDS encoding SWIB/MDM2 domain-containing protein: MATAKKAPAKKAPAKKAAPAKKAAAPAKKAAPAKKAAPAKKAAPAKKAAAPAKKAPAKKAAPAKKRTPNAAFMKALTPSPALAAVVGSTPLPRTAVVSKLWDYIKKNNLQDKANKRNINADAKLKEIFGKPQVSMFELAALIGKHVK; encoded by the coding sequence ATGGCAACTGCAAAGAAGGCTCCGGCCAAGAAAGCTCCGGCAAAGAAGGCCGCTCCCGCAAAGAAGGCTGCGGCTCCTGCGAAGAAGGCCGCACCGGCCAAGAAGGCAGCTCCCGCAAAGAAGGCTGCTCCTGCGAAGAAGGCTGCTGCACCGGCGAAGAAGGCTCCTGCAAAGAAGGCCGCTCCCGCCAAGAAGCGCACGCCCAACGCCGCGTTCATGAAGGCCCTGACCCCCAGCCCGGCACTCGCCGCTGTGGTGGGCTCGACGCCTCTGCCGCGCACCGCAGTCGTGAGCAAGCTGTGGGACTACATCAAGAAGAACAATCTTCAAGACAAGGCCAACAAGCGCAACATCAACGCCGACGCCAAGCTGAAGGAAATCTTCGGCAAGCCGCAAGTGTCGATGTTCGAACTGGCCGCGCTGATCGGCAAGCACGTCAAGTAA
- a CDS encoding TetR/AcrR family transcriptional regulator codes for MKASKDSLPQTIEPRSRDADRSQLAILVAAREEFSQLGLAGARMDSIATRAGLNKRLIYYYFGSKDDLFLAVLERTYADIREAEQQLHLDEIDPVEAIRQLVSFTWHYYLEHPEFITLLNSENLHCAAHLKRSERIQEMNSPLVQLLDTVLERGKRDKLFRGGVDPVQLYISIASLCYFYLSNNHTLSAVFGRDLRAPKAMAQRLSHMTDLVLGYVLH; via the coding sequence ATGAAAGCCTCGAAGGACTCCCTGCCCCAAACGATCGAGCCGCGTTCGCGCGACGCCGATCGCTCGCAACTCGCCATCCTCGTGGCAGCACGCGAAGAGTTCTCGCAGCTGGGTCTCGCGGGCGCACGCATGGACAGCATCGCCACCCGCGCGGGCCTGAACAAGCGGCTCATCTACTACTACTTCGGCAGCAAGGACGACCTGTTCCTGGCGGTGCTCGAACGCACTTATGCCGACATTCGGGAGGCCGAGCAGCAGCTGCACCTGGATGAGATCGATCCGGTCGAAGCCATCCGCCAGCTGGTCTCGTTCACGTGGCACTACTACCTCGAGCATCCCGAGTTCATCACGCTGCTGAACAGCGAGAACCTGCATTGCGCAGCACACCTCAAGCGCTCCGAACGCATCCAGGAAATGAACTCGCCGCTGGTGCAACTGCTCGACACGGTGCTCGAGCGCGGCAAGCGCGACAAGCTGTTTCGCGGGGGGGTCGACCCGGTGCAGCTCTACATTTCGATCGCCTCGCTCTGCTACTTCTATCTCTCGAACAACCACACGCTCTCGGCTGTCTTCGGCCGTGACCTGCGCGCGCCCAAGGCCATGGCGCAGCGCCTTTCGCACATGACCGACCTGGTCCTGGGCTACGTCCTGCACTGA
- a CDS encoding tripartite tricarboxylate transporter substrate binding protein codes for MKQLVRSTALATLTCLAALAPGWASAQNGYPNKPIRVIVPFAAGSTTDIIARAIADKMGQSMGQTLVVDNRGGASGTIGQQAVATAAPDGYTVMIHSSSHTVSPSTFAKLPFDTVNDFAGVTPISSLPNALVISPAKNIKTLQELVAAAKAKPGTINFASAGQGSATHLNAEKFKLAAKIDATNIPFKGSAEAVTEVLSGRVDYYFSPIAPVIGQIKEGQLLALAVGSPKRAAALPDVPTTAEAGVPGSEFNFWIGMMAPAKTPRDIVNRLHDEVAKALASPEVKERFLKLGADAWTLKPEQFDAYIKDEIKTNATLVKAAGLTPAQ; via the coding sequence ATGAAGCAACTTGTACGCAGCACTGCACTGGCCACGCTCACCTGCCTGGCCGCGTTGGCGCCGGGGTGGGCGTCGGCGCAGAACGGGTATCCCAACAAGCCCATCCGTGTCATCGTGCCGTTCGCGGCCGGCAGCACCACCGACATCATTGCGCGCGCCATTGCCGACAAGATGGGCCAGAGCATGGGCCAGACGCTGGTGGTGGACAACCGCGGCGGCGCCAGCGGCACCATCGGCCAGCAGGCCGTGGCCACGGCCGCGCCGGACGGCTACACCGTCATGATTCACTCGTCGTCGCACACGGTGAGCCCTTCCACCTTCGCGAAGCTGCCGTTCGACACGGTGAACGACTTCGCCGGCGTCACGCCGATCTCGTCGCTGCCCAACGCGCTGGTGATCTCGCCCGCGAAGAACATCAAGACGCTGCAAGAGCTCGTCGCAGCCGCCAAGGCCAAGCCCGGCACCATCAACTTCGCCTCGGCCGGCCAGGGCAGCGCCACCCACCTCAACGCGGAGAAGTTCAAGCTGGCCGCGAAGATCGACGCCACCAACATCCCGTTCAAGGGTTCGGCCGAAGCCGTGACCGAAGTGCTGTCGGGCCGGGTCGACTATTACTTCTCGCCCATCGCGCCGGTCATCGGCCAGATCAAGGAAGGCCAGCTGCTCGCACTGGCGGTCGGTTCGCCCAAGCGCGCCGCCGCCCTGCCCGACGTGCCGACCACCGCCGAAGCAGGCGTGCCCGGCTCCGAGTTCAACTTCTGGATCGGCATGATGGCGCCCGCCAAGACGCCGCGCGACATCGTCAACCGCTTGCACGACGAAGTGGCCAAGGCGCTCGCTTCACCCGAGGTCAAGGAGCGCTTCCTCAAGCTCGGCGCCGATGCCTGGACGCTCAAGCCCGAGCAGTTCGACGCCTACATCAAGGACGAGATCAAGACCAACGCCACGCTGGTCAAGGCCGCCGGGCTCACGCCGGCGCAGTAA
- a CDS encoding Gfo/Idh/MocA family protein — protein MATQRLGIIMHGVTGRMGMNQHLIRSICAIRAQGGVTLSNGDKVMPDPILIGRNAEKMEALAKTHNIARWGTDLDKALANKEDTIFFDAGTTQMRPTLLAKAIRAGKHVYCEKPIATNLNEAVEIARLAEGSGLKHGAVQDKLFLPGLRKLDMLRRAGFFGRMLSVRLEFGYWVFEGDLQPIQRPSWNYRKEDGGGMILDMMCHWRYVLDNLFGEVKSVSCLGATHIPKRWDEAGKPYEATADDAAYATCELTGHNGEPVIAQINMSWVTRVRRDDLVTFHVDGTDGSAVAGLSSCRAQSRVATPRPVWNPDEKQMMNFFDQWQEIPDSQAYDNGFKIQWEHFIRHVVENEPYKWTLPEGAKGVQLVEAALESWKERRWIDVPALKV, from the coding sequence ATGGCTACACAACGACTCGGAATCATCATGCACGGCGTCACCGGACGCATGGGCATGAACCAGCATCTGATCCGCTCGATCTGCGCAATCCGCGCGCAAGGCGGCGTCACGCTGTCGAACGGCGACAAGGTCATGCCCGACCCGATCCTCATCGGCCGCAACGCCGAGAAGATGGAAGCGCTCGCCAAGACGCACAACATCGCGCGCTGGGGCACCGACCTCGACAAGGCGCTGGCCAACAAGGAAGACACCATCTTCTTCGACGCCGGCACCACGCAGATGCGCCCCACGCTGCTGGCCAAGGCCATCCGCGCCGGCAAGCACGTGTACTGCGAGAAACCGATTGCCACCAACCTCAATGAAGCGGTCGAGATCGCGCGCCTCGCGGAAGGCTCTGGCCTGAAGCATGGCGCCGTGCAAGACAAGCTCTTCCTGCCAGGTCTCCGCAAGCTCGACATGCTGCGCCGCGCCGGCTTCTTCGGCCGCATGCTGAGCGTACGCCTGGAGTTCGGCTACTGGGTGTTCGAAGGCGACCTGCAGCCCATCCAGCGCCCGAGCTGGAATTACCGCAAGGAAGACGGCGGCGGCATGATCCTGGACATGATGTGCCACTGGCGCTATGTGCTGGACAACCTGTTCGGCGAGGTCAAGTCGGTGTCGTGCCTCGGCGCGACCCACATACCCAAGCGCTGGGACGAAGCCGGCAAGCCGTATGAAGCCACCGCCGACGACGCGGCCTATGCCACCTGCGAACTCACCGGCCACAACGGCGAGCCAGTGATCGCGCAGATCAACATGAGCTGGGTCACGCGCGTGCGCCGCGACGACCTCGTGACCTTCCACGTCGACGGTACCGACGGGTCGGCCGTCGCGGGCCTCTCGAGCTGCCGCGCCCAGTCGCGCGTGGCCACGCCGCGCCCGGTGTGGAACCCGGACGAGAAGCAGATGATGAATTTCTTCGACCAGTGGCAGGAGATTCCGGATTCGCAGGCGTACGACAACGGCTTCAAGATCCAGTGGGAACACTTCATTCGCCACGTGGTCGAGAACGAGCCCTACAAGTGGACGCTGCCTGAGGGCGCCAAGGGCGTGCAGCTGGTCGAGGCCGCGCTCGAGTCGTGGAAGGAACGCCGCTGGATCGACGTGCCTGCGCTGAAGGTCTGA
- a CDS encoding dihydrodipicolinate synthase family protein — MALSLTLPTASGSLAPYALRGTAPVKPEAGVKFNRIAYSAAHVVADPLAAVDPWLQAAVDWDATIAYRRHLFSLRLGVAEAMDTAQRGMGLDWPTSLELIRRSLDAAKDVPGALVASGCGTDHLNIDDVKSVDDVIRGYEEQMAAIEALGGKLIVMASRALARVAKSPADYERVYDRILSQAKQPVVLHWLGDMFDPALAGYWGSKDVDAAMDTALAVIAAHPHKVDGIKISLLDKDKEIAMRRRLPAGVRMYTGDDFNYAELIAGDGVGSEPTHGQSDALLGIFDAIAPAASAALGALAQGDTEKFHAILGPTVPLSRHIFAAPTRFYKTGVVFMAWLNGHQKHFTMVGGQQSTRSLQHFAELFRLADAANLLEQPELALRRMKTLLALHGVEG; from the coding sequence ATGGCACTTTCGCTGACCCTTCCCACCGCAAGCGGCTCGCTCGCGCCGTACGCCCTGCGCGGTACCGCGCCGGTCAAGCCCGAAGCGGGCGTCAAGTTCAACCGCATCGCCTATTCGGCCGCGCACGTGGTGGCCGATCCGCTCGCCGCAGTGGATCCGTGGCTGCAGGCTGCCGTCGACTGGGACGCGACCATCGCCTACCGCCGCCACCTGTTCTCGCTGAGGCTGGGCGTGGCAGAGGCGATGGACACCGCGCAACGCGGCATGGGCCTCGACTGGCCCACGTCGCTCGAACTGATCCGCCGCTCGCTCGATGCCGCAAAGGATGTGCCCGGCGCGCTGGTGGCCTCTGGCTGCGGCACCGACCACCTGAACATCGACGACGTAAAGAGCGTCGACGACGTGATCCGCGGCTACGAAGAGCAGATGGCCGCCATCGAGGCGCTCGGCGGCAAGCTGATCGTGATGGCGAGCCGTGCCCTCGCCCGCGTGGCGAAGAGCCCCGCCGACTACGAGCGTGTGTACGACCGCATCCTGAGCCAGGCCAAGCAGCCGGTGGTATTGCATTGGCTCGGCGACATGTTCGATCCGGCGCTCGCGGGCTACTGGGGCAGCAAGGATGTCGATGCGGCGATGGACACCGCCCTTGCGGTGATTGCCGCGCATCCGCACAAGGTCGACGGCATCAAGATTTCGCTGCTCGACAAGGACAAGGAAATTGCGATGCGGCGGCGGCTGCCGGCAGGTGTTCGCATGTACACCGGCGACGACTTCAACTACGCCGAGCTGATTGCCGGCGACGGCGTCGGCAGCGAGCCGACGCACGGCCAGAGCGACGCACTGCTGGGTATCTTCGACGCCATCGCCCCCGCAGCGAGTGCGGCGCTGGGTGCGCTTGCGCAGGGCGACACCGAGAAGTTCCACGCGATCCTCGGCCCGACGGTGCCGCTGTCGCGCCACATCTTCGCGGCGCCCACGCGCTTCTACAAGACGGGCGTGGTGTTCATGGCCTGGCTCAACGGCCACCAGAAGCACTTCACGATGGTCGGCGGCCAGCAGAGCACGCGCTCGCTGCAGCACTTTGCCGAGCTGTTCCGCCTGGCCGATGCGGCCAATCTGCTGGAGCAGCCGGAGCTGGCGCTACGGCGTATGAAGACGCTGTTGGCCCTGCACGGCGTAGAAGGCTAG
- a CDS encoding sugar phosphate isomerase/epimerase family protein — protein MRDFSQNHDRLSINTATIRKQLGAEVPLDRIIDQCAERGIRAISPWRDQVAAVGLDKIATQLKAHGIRLSGYCRGGFFPAPDAVGLKAALDDNRRAIDEAKTLNAPCLVLVVGALPGALEGKAAYKDIARARNEVRDGIAASLEYAREVGMPLAIEPLHPMQAADRACINTLEHALDICDELDVGKSGMLGVALDIYHVWWDPKLQQQIARAGRERLLAYHVCDWLTPTRDLLSDRGMMGDGVVELKKIRGWVEEAGFAGFSEVEIFSNLDWWQRLGSETLDVCIERHKQAV, from the coding sequence ATGCGCGACTTCTCGCAGAACCACGACCGGCTGTCGATCAACACGGCAACCATCCGCAAGCAATTGGGCGCCGAGGTGCCGCTGGACCGCATCATCGACCAGTGCGCCGAACGCGGGATCCGCGCGATCAGCCCCTGGCGCGACCAGGTGGCGGCCGTCGGGCTGGACAAGATTGCGACGCAGCTGAAGGCACATGGCATCCGCCTCTCGGGCTATTGCCGCGGCGGCTTCTTCCCCGCGCCCGATGCGGTGGGCCTGAAAGCCGCGCTGGACGACAACCGCCGCGCCATCGACGAGGCCAAGACGCTGAATGCGCCCTGCCTGGTTCTGGTGGTCGGCGCGCTGCCCGGTGCGCTCGAGGGCAAGGCCGCCTACAAGGACATCGCCCGTGCGCGCAACGAGGTGCGCGACGGCATCGCCGCCTCGCTGGAATACGCCCGCGAAGTCGGCATGCCGCTGGCCATCGAGCCGCTGCACCCCATGCAGGCCGCCGACCGCGCCTGCATCAACACGCTCGAACACGCGCTCGACATCTGCGACGAGCTCGATGTGGGGAAGAGCGGCATGCTCGGCGTGGCGCTGGACATCTACCACGTCTGGTGGGATCCGAAGCTGCAGCAGCAGATCGCACGCGCCGGACGCGAGCGGTTGCTGGCGTATCACGTCTGCGACTGGCTCACGCCCACGCGCGACCTGCTGAGCGATCGCGGAATGATGGGCGACGGCGTCGTGGAACTCAAGAAGATCCGCGGCTGGGTCGAAGAAGCGGGCTTCGCCGGGTTCAGCGAGGTTGAGATCTTTTCGAATCTCGACTGGTGGCAGCGGCTTGGCAGCGAAACCCTCGACGTGTGTATCGAGCGGCATAAGCAGGCTGTTTGA
- a CDS encoding DNA glycosylase AlkZ-like family protein yields MATPTLDDLRRYAIARTLFKPTTLPGAIRQLGFVQADPIRAPARAQDLTLRHRVKDYRAGDLESRYTRLPIEEDCLVNYGFLPREHLALMHPREARQPWDADTRRKAADVLAFARERGSVHPREVEQHFAHGSVKNYWGGSSNATTRLLDGLHYRGMLRVVRRDSGTRVYEAVTHAPADESPAGRTERAAALIDLVVRKYAPLPAASLTYLVRLLGYGAPHLSTQTQAALRLAREEELASCRIDGTTWYWPAGENPASRRHAPDDEVRLLAPFDPVAWDRRRFELLWGWTYKFEAYMPAAKRRFGYYALPMLWHDRVIGWANVSAPEGRLQPAFGYVDRKPRDAAFRAALDDELQRMTQFLAKR; encoded by the coding sequence ATGGCTACTCCGACCCTCGACGACCTGCGCCGCTATGCAATAGCCCGCACCCTCTTCAAGCCGACCACCTTGCCCGGCGCAATCCGCCAACTCGGCTTCGTTCAAGCCGACCCGATCCGCGCACCTGCGCGTGCACAAGACCTCACGCTGCGCCATCGCGTGAAGGACTACCGCGCCGGCGATCTCGAAAGCCGCTATACCCGCCTTCCCATCGAGGAAGACTGCCTCGTCAACTACGGATTCCTGCCGCGCGAACACCTGGCTCTGATGCATCCGCGCGAAGCCAGGCAACCCTGGGACGCGGACACCCGCCGCAAGGCCGCCGATGTGCTGGCCTTCGCGCGCGAACGCGGATCGGTGCATCCGCGCGAGGTCGAACAGCACTTCGCGCACGGCAGCGTGAAGAACTATTGGGGCGGCTCGAGCAATGCGACGACGCGGCTGCTCGACGGCCTGCATTACCGGGGCATGCTGCGCGTGGTGCGGCGCGACAGCGGCACGCGCGTCTATGAAGCCGTGACGCATGCGCCCGCCGACGAAAGCCCCGCCGGCCGCACGGAGCGCGCCGCCGCACTGATCGACCTGGTCGTGCGCAAATACGCGCCACTGCCCGCCGCGAGCCTGACGTATCTCGTGCGGCTGCTCGGCTACGGCGCGCCGCATCTCTCGACACAGACGCAGGCCGCACTGCGCCTCGCACGCGAAGAAGAGCTCGCGAGCTGCCGCATCGACGGCACGACTTGGTACTGGCCGGCCGGCGAGAACCCAGCCTCGCGCCGTCATGCGCCCGATGACGAGGTGCGCCTGCTAGCGCCGTTCGATCCCGTGGCGTGGGACCGTCGCCGCTTCGAACTGCTGTGGGGTTGGACATACAAGTTCGAGGCCTACATGCCCGCAGCCAAGCGCCGGTTCGGCTACTACGCGCTGCCCATGCTCTGGCATGACCGCGTGATCGGCTGGGCTAACGTGAGCGCGCCCGAAGGCCGGCTGCAGCCCGCATTCGGCTACGTCGACCGGAAGCCGCGCGATGCAGCCTTCCGTGCGGCGCTCGACGACGAACTGCAGCGCATGACGCAGTTCCTGGCGAAGCGCTAA
- a CDS encoding 6,7-dimethyl-8-ribityllumazine synthase, translating into MSQINGLPLSAINASGNPRGERIAFVEAQWHSDIVHQARDAFLAEMERLGVPRELIDVFDVPGAFEIPLHAKRLANSGKYAAIVGCALVVDGGIYRHEFVASTVVSTLMSLQLETDVPIFSAVLTPHHFHEHVEHRKYFHRHFAVKGTEVAEACVKTLEGLKNVDALLAA; encoded by the coding sequence ATGAGTCAGATCAACGGCCTTCCCCTTTCCGCCATCAACGCGTCGGGCAATCCGCGCGGCGAGCGCATCGCATTTGTCGAGGCGCAGTGGCATTCCGACATCGTCCATCAGGCGCGGGACGCCTTCCTTGCCGAAATGGAACGGCTCGGCGTGCCGCGCGAGCTCATCGACGTGTTCGATGTGCCGGGCGCCTTCGAGATCCCGCTGCATGCCAAGAGGCTCGCGAACTCGGGCAAATACGCGGCCATTGTCGGCTGCGCGCTGGTGGTCGATGGCGGCATCTACCGCCACGAGTTCGTGGCCAGCACCGTGGTGAGCACGCTGATGTCGCTGCAGCTCGAGACCGACGTGCCGATTTTCTCGGCCGTGCTCACGCCGCACCATTTCCACGAGCATGTGGAGCACCGCAAATACTTCCACCGCCACTTTGCCGTCAAGGGCACGGAAGTGGCCGAAGCCTGCGTGAAGACGCTCGAAGGCCTGAAGAACGTCGACGCGCTGCTGGCTGCGTGA
- a CDS encoding glutathione S-transferase family protein encodes MTSSSASSNDRYTLYGAPGSGATPVHAALTLIGAQVNTVDVSPWEGESERERVSGINPMRQVPALVLPSGEVMTESAAILIWLGDRYPEAGLCPAPDDPLRARYLRWMVYLPAAIYSLYWVRDDPTRLTPDAAAQAVMLERTAERIAHCWHLMDTQIDEPAPYLLGEKISMLDLYVTVMSRWTPQRRRFYREAPRMARVVRRVDADPRLADFWAARFPFTLDTGTQKD; translated from the coding sequence ATGACTTCTTCATCCGCTTCTTCGAACGACCGCTACACCCTCTACGGTGCGCCCGGTTCGGGTGCCACGCCGGTTCACGCCGCGCTGACGCTGATCGGCGCGCAGGTGAATACCGTCGACGTCTCTCCCTGGGAGGGCGAGTCCGAGCGCGAGCGGGTATCGGGCATCAATCCGATGCGCCAGGTGCCCGCGCTGGTGCTGCCTTCGGGCGAGGTCATGACCGAAAGCGCGGCCATCCTGATCTGGCTCGGCGACCGCTATCCGGAAGCCGGGCTCTGCCCCGCGCCCGACGATCCGCTGCGTGCGCGCTATCTGCGCTGGATGGTCTATCTGCCGGCGGCCATCTATTCGCTGTACTGGGTGCGCGACGATCCCACGCGCCTCACGCCCGACGCGGCGGCGCAGGCCGTGATGCTCGAACGCACGGCCGAGCGCATCGCGCACTGCTGGCACCTGATGGACACGCAGATCGACGAACCCGCGCCCTACCTGCTCGGCGAGAAGATCAGCATGCTCGACCTGTATGTGACCGTGATGTCGCGCTGGACGCCGCAGCGCAGGCGCTTTTATCGCGAGGCACCACGCATGGCCCGGGTGGTGCGGCGCGTGGATGCCGATCCCCGGCTGGCCGACTTCTGGGCCGCGCGCTTTCCCTTCACGCTGGACACCGGAACCCAGAAAGACTGA